One Phormidium ambiguum IAM M-71 genomic window, GCCCTAGAAACTTTCCTATCACCAGTATTCGTAGTCGAAAATGTCCCCGAATACCAACATTCCACCAGTTGGTCAATTATTAAATCGGCCCTGACTAAGTTGGGTTACAACTACCACACCCAGATAGTCAACACTGCCGATTATGGCGTACCCCAGGAGCGTCATAGATTCATTGCGATCGCCTTTAGAGGAACTAGAGAACAAAATCTCCCCAATCCCCACCCCCTACTCCCGATTCCCTCCGTCGTTGGTTGGTATGAAGCCCTCAGCAACCTGCTACCCACCTTAGAAGACATCGAACCTACCGCTACCCAATTACAACGCATAGCGACGCTACCATCCCACCTATTAGAGCAACCGCTACTCATCGAACGAGTAGGAGCTTGGGGTAATCCCAAAGTGCGACTACCAGAAGAACCAAGCTGGACGATACGCAAAAGCATTTGGATTGACCAACGGCACAACAGCCGAGCTAATGCTATCAACATCCGCCTTCCCGATGGCAGTTGGAAAAACTTAGGCATTCGTGGTGCCGCCCGCTTAATGACCCTGCCCGATTGGTTCACATTACCCGAAGCCGCTTGGATTGCAGGTTCGGCACTGGGTAACGGAGTGCCTTGTTTGTTAGCAACTGCCATTGCTAACTTCGTTAAACCTTTACTCGTCAAATCAAATCAGGAGGAATCAACTCATGCCCCAGAGCAAATTCTCTTACCCAAGGAAGTAGAAGTGACTCCTCTAATCCCAGAGGAGCCAACTTCAAAGAAACAAAAAAAACCAACCAATACATTAACCCAAAATCAAGCCAATGGGAGCATTACTATGCCATCAACCACACAATTAGAAGCAACGAATCTACTCCAAGACTTCTCCTTTGCAGAATCCACAACCACCGATATCGTTGAGTTAGCTAAGGAAGTTGTAGAACTAGGAAACTCTCATACTGCATCATTTGCTGACCTTAAAAAACAAGCATTAGAACTCGGTGAAAAACTCAAACAATTAGAAACAGCATTAGGCGAAACTCAATTTCAAAAACTACTCAAACATTGCTTTCCCAAAGAATTAGTACGTTATTTTCGCAATCTAACTACGCAAGCCAAACTAATAGCCAAATTCCCCAACTTACAACAACATATTTTGAATCTACCCATTTGTCATGCTGCATTATTGTTAGCGGGAACTGAAAGTCAAGTAGAAGCTATCCTAACTAGCCAAACCAAATGGACGATTTCGCTCATCAAAGAAAGATTAGCATCAACTAGCGAACAAGCGATTGAAGCTACACTATCACCAGGCAGTCCAGTTGTCTTTCTCAACAAAATTGGATTGTTACTTAGTGAGGAAAACGAACTCTTATCAATTCGTAACTTTGGTGATGGAGAAATCTACCAGCAATCAGTTGACGAAGTTCGCGCTTTAGACAAAGATACCTTCGATGAATTTCTCAACTTACTAGCTACAATTGCTGGGTTAAACGAACAACTAAACGAAGCATTGTTAGCCAATGATGAACGCACTCGTAACGATATCGAAGCCAAACTAGGGAAACTAGCAAAATGCAAGCGTTCCTTGATGAATCAGTTAGCATTAACTGATGAAACTATTAGCTGCTTAACAGCAGCAATTGATAAAAGTTTGTCCTTACGCTGCCTAGCCCAAGAAGACATCGATCGCGCCTTTCGCATCTACAATATTACCGATACTGATGCCGTATTAGCCAAAGCCAATTTATTAGCACGTCTGCGAATCAAAGGTGAACTAAACCCGCAACCAACAATAGCTGAATTGATTGTAGCTATTGCAACGTACTTGCACAAACCAACTACGAAACATGGTGGTGGTGGCATTCCCATTACTACCCGCGAGTATAACGAACTAATCGAACTCGTCCAACAACAAAACCAAACTATTGCGGCATTGAAAACAGAAATCACAGAACATCAAGAAAACGCTGCACCAATAGATACGAATGCTATAGCTGACGAACTAACTACGCTGCGTCAAAAGTTAACTCAATATCAACAACTAATCGCTTCCCAAGAACAACAAATCCAAGCACTACAAGAACAAGTGCAATCTTCAGTAACAACTAGTGAAACGGTAACAACAGATGATACCGATACCATCGAACCAGGGACAGTAGTAAAGATTATCAAACATCCAATTCATGCCGGAAAACTTGGATTGTTCACTGGTGCAACCATAGTTAATGATTGGCGATTCGCTGAACCAGTAGGAGTTGGTAAAATCGTGTTAATGCCGGGAACAAAATGGCATTTTCCCTTAGAAATTAACAACTATAACGAATGTGTTGAACGCAGCAACCTAACGCTAGAACAATATCACCAGTTGGTAGAACTTGAATTAATTGCCGATGAATGTAAAAAGGTTAAAGAAGAACTTAGTGGCAGTCAAGATGCGATTACAGAAGCAGTATACCAACTAGGTAAATGTTTAGCTTTAGCCAACAAGACTGGGTGGGATGATTGCGGTAATTTCACTGATGAATACGGCAAAACCTTAACCGGAACAACTGCTTTACGAACCTGCACTACAGCCATTGCTGAACTATTAGACGAACTGTGCTGTCAATTTTAGGAGTACCATGACGAAACAATTGATTCCCGAAGTATATCCCGAAGTTCCGCCAAAAGTATTCCTCAAAGCATTTCCGTTCATTAGCAGACAACAATATGCTGCTTTGCTAGGTTACGATGTCGGTACAATTAACAGTTATTTCTGCAAACCCTATCCAAAATCTACACCCGGAAAACGAGGTAGAAGAAGAGAAGTTCCTACCATTGTCAAACGCTACACCGGACGAATTGCACTGGATTTAATCGCTAGTGGAATTACACCAATTGACTCCGAAATTAATCAATATTTGTACCCAGTATCAAAATAAATTGCTTCAATTGTACCGCGCACATATCAATATTTAAAGAAATTTCTTATGCTAAAAATCATGCAGAAATATGGTCGAAGCAAATGCACTTAGTATGCAACCTACACAGTTGGAGTTTGGCATATCTCGAAAAGAAGCGATCGCCGTTTTATCCCGAATTCGCTACGGACAAGATAGCCAAAGGATACTCAATCAATCAACAATATGGCGCTGGTGCGATGCGTTAGGAATTCCTTCTGGTACGCGGGAATTCTATGAATCCGAAGTCAATCAACTTAAAGCATTAGCTACCCATCTGCGTCGCGGTTATTTATTAAAAGATTTCGTCAAGTAAGTGAAATAAACAGAGGTAAAGCATGAACGTTATCGAATTATGGAAAGCCAAAAAAGTAGTGTCTCAATCACGCGGACGTGCTATCTTTGCCGCACTAGGCATTGATGATGCCACGCCAGAACAAGTGGAATCAATAGCAAATATCGATCGCTTAATGACTGCTAAAGGCATTAAAGATGCAGGCGAAGGAGTACGACGCTATCAAAGTGGCGAACGTGCGACTAAAACACAACAAACTAATAGCAATAGCAGCAACAATAGCAATAATTACACTGCTCAGAATGCTAAAGCTACTCAGTTACAACTAGTGCAACGCAGTGCCGAAACTAAAGCAGCTGGATTGGAAATTACGGGTAACTTATTAGCAGCTAAATACTTGACTGGCGAGATTGCATATAGCCCAGAAGTGCAGCAAAAGGTAGACCAAAGTTACCAAGTTTTGGAAGCAGCATTATATGGCATAAATCCAGATTACGATAGCGATAATTTAGTCACCGAAATAGAGGCACAACTCCCAAACTTACTAGGCGGTATCAACTCGAATCTTACCGCCTTACCCACCAGCAAAGAAGTTGTCTCTACCAACAGCAGCAGCAACAGCAGTGGCAAGAATGGCAAACAATCATAGAAATTTCGATGAGGTGATTACAGATGTTTGGACGTTGGAATTGGGTATTACCGACAGATTGTTGGGCTCTCGTATCCGAATTAATTGGCAGGTTATAGTCATGCCAAAAACCAAAATAATTCGCTTACCAATTCCTGTAGCTACTCCCGCCCCCATTGTTAGTCGCACCTACAGTTATCAGGAGGATTACGCTACTAATAATTGTGCCGATACTGAATCAGAAAAGAACCATCTGCCTTTAATTTTTGGACTGTTCATTGCTAGCTTGGTAATCTTTAATATTGGCTACATTGTGGCGCAAAATCAGCAGAATATCGCTCTAGAGAATGCTAGGAAAGAAGCCATAGCAGCCCAAAATAAACTACAGGCAGTTAAGCGATGTGTAGAAGCAATAAAGTGAACGACAAATGAAAATACGCCGATTAACCGCGACTATCCAGTACTGCAATTCTGGTAGAACTGAAGAACGAACTGTTACTTGTTTGTTTGACGATATTAGCGAACAGTACGAATTAACTAAAGTTTTTGTTGTCGAATTTAATCAAAGTCTCATTTTCAGTAAGAACGACCAAACTTTCTTGGTGAACGATTAAATAATTGAGGAGGTAAGAGCATGACTTTCGGTTCTACTTCATCGTCTCATCGAAGTTATGGTTTAGCGATGTTGATGAAAACTTTGTTACTGCTTTCTGTACTAGGTGTTGGTATTTTTATTGGCACTAGGTTTGTGGAAGTTAGTAACTCCGATCGAGTACGTTCGTTAACTCGTAATAACCTCAAGTTAGTAGATGATAATCGTTTATTGCGCGACCAAATCAAGCAAAATAATGCCCAACTCAAAGAGGTTAATACCAAGCTCGAACAGCTTACCAAATGTTTAGAAAATGCTGGATACAGCAAGAAATGAAAAACCATGACTAATTATCAATACACTAATCCTCAAGGTGATGAATGCACTTGTACTTGTCGTCATAAACAACAAAATCATCAAAATAGTCTAGACGAGCACATCCATTCACATCATTCGCCTTCTCAAAAGTCATACGAAACGACACTAACACCTCGTCAAATCGATGCTATAAAGAGCATTTGTAAACGCCATAAAAATCAGTTGGAGATTGGTGGCATTATCCTCAAAGATGGCACGGTTAAACAATTACCAAACATTGCCAAAAATCAACGGGATAGGTTTGAATTTAAGTGGGGTGATGAAGCTGCGATCGCTATTTGGCATCGTCATTTAGAGCATCACGAACCTTTCTTGTCTGATGACGATATCAAAGTAGCACAAACTAGCGGTTTATCCGTTTATATGTATCATGAAAGTAAGGATGTTTTTGACGAATATCATCCTCATGGCACTCCCACTAATAAGCCTGTTCGTAATTATGAAATCAGCTTCTCTTGCCCACCAAGGGAAGTAGCAGCAAGGCGAGAAATCAATCATGCTTATCAGCAATATTTGGCAGATTTAGCAGATGTTCAAGCCGAACTAAAAGCAGATAGAGAACAATTAGAACAGGAACGTTTGGAGGTATTAGTTCACAATCAAGATTATCGTCAATTGTTTTTGGATGACTTAAACCCAAGGAACCCGAAGAACAGTTATCGTAACTCAGAAATTGACTTTCTTCCACATCGTAGCTATCAACCAAAACCACTTAATGAAATGGTTGATGTAGATGCCACCATCAAAGGATTAAAGGCGAATATTGCAGCACATCGTTCGTTAAACGAACTGGATTTAGTTACCCGCAAATACGAAATCGAACAACTAAAGAATCAACAGACGATTAAACAAGGGAGGCAGAAATATGCACCACAAATCGATGAATTAGCTAAACGACATCAAACGGCAACGGCATCATTAAATCAAGCCAATCAATCTGGTAAAACTGGTAGTTATACTCGAACATTTCTATCAGAATTCGATGCCAAACAATTACCAGAAAACGCTAACCAAAACGAGGTGAAATTCAATGAGCGATCGGGGAATTTACGGGAACGAGTACTTTGCTGAAAACTGGGTAGAACCAGAATACATCAGCCTAGATAAAGAACAATGTCTTGCCGCAGAAACACGAGCAAAACATCTAGCAGAACTGGAAAAAACTACTAAAAAAGGATTAAAAGCATTAGCTAAAGGTGATGCTTCAGAAGCTAGGATGGATGTCTACACTTCAGCTTACAATTTAGAACGAGCCAAGCAGCAAACAATGTTAGTTGAAGGTCGAGAAAAAGCTGGTAAACGCATTAATGAATTAGCTGGTCGTCACGCTAAATCGCGACATGGTTTACGTCAATCTAACTCTCAAGCTAAACAAGTCGTTGGTCAATACACTGGTAGCTTCTTATCAGAATTTAGATTTTTTAACAACTAATTGCACCATGAATCGTCTTCTACTTGGGTTATTTGCAGCCGGAATGTCCGGCTTTTTTTTACTTTCTTCAATCGCTAGAATAGTTGGTATTGATACTAGGATTGGCACAGTTTCCTTAATCATTCAAGGAGCAATTATTGCTTTATTGGTGATAGCGTTAGCTAGTACTATAGCATTTCCAACTATTGTAGAATCTGTTACTAAAACTGACATTAAAGGACTATTAGCGTTGATTGCTTTACTAGCTATCGCTGGCTTAATAGGTGTAGTTTTGGCTTGGGTCTAGGGAGTGGGGTTAGGGGTTGGGGGGTTGGGGTTAGGGAGAAGATTTAATAGTTTAACAACAATAAAACGTAGGGATAAATTGATGGGAATACAATCTTATCGAGACTTAAAGGTTTGGCAAATAGGAATGGATTTAGCCGAAGAATGCTACTTGGTTACTCGCAAATTTCCCAAAGAAGAAACTTACGGGCTAACTTCTCAGATTCGTCGAGCTTCAGCGTCAATTCCTGCTAATATTGCTGAAGGGCATGGTCGAAAAACTAGAAAATAATACATACAGTTTCTCTACGTAGCGCAAGGCTCTCTTAAAGAATTAGAAACTCATCTAATATTATCAAAAAGAGTCAAGTTAGACTCATCAGATATCATTGATTCCCTCCTTAATCAATGTGAATCGTTAGGTAAATTGTTATCAGCCTTAATTCGCGTTCTTGAAAACGGAAGTTAAATTTTCCCTAACCCCAACCCCCCAGCCCCTAACCCCTAACTAAATGCGAATACCTACTAACCCTTTAGACTTTTTTAACCCTCGAACTGATGATGAACGAAAAACTCATTCAGTATGTTTGAGCGTTATTTCAATTGTTGGGGTGATTGTTGCTGCTTGTATTCCTCAAGGCGTTACTTGGCAACCTACTACTAAATTAATGATCGCTATTGGTTGCTTTGGTACAGCAATTAGAGCGATCGCTATCTCGGTTCGTATCCTCAAAGAAGCCGCTTATCAACGGGTATCAGAGAAAGCAAAAGCGTTCATTTATGCAAATGTAATGGATGCTGTCGTTAGCGGTCAAGCTATTATTGACCAACGCTACTATATTCCACAGTTTGAGAATGAAGAAGAGTTAGAAGAATTATCACCTAACGGTGATGAGCAGTTAGAGCAACAATATCAACAATCAGCACCACAATCAACAGAAGAAGACCCCATTGGATTAATTGCTGCTTTAGCAAAGTTTGGTATATCAGCTAATTGGATTGGTTCTTTGGTTGGTGCTAGTTTTGTTCGTTGTCATATCAAACTGAATCAGTCGCTTAAACCACAACGAATTAATACCGTTAAAGCATTGGCTGAGGATTTAGCAGCCGAATTAGCCTTGAAATATACACCATTTATTAGTAGAGATGGTGGTTATGTAGCGATCGACATTCCCCGAACTGAAAGACAAATATTAGCTTTCTCTGATTATATAAGTTTCCGTCCTCAATTAGTAGAATCGTTATTAATTGCTATTGGTGTTAACCTAAATGGTGAATTAACTTATGCTGATTTAACTGATACTGATACCTGTCACTTTTTGATTGGCGGTACTACTGGAAGTGGAAAAACAGAATTACTGAAAGCTATTATTGCTAGTATCATCTGGTCTTATTTACCACAACAAGCACAGTTAATTATTGTCGATCCAAAACGAACTAAGTTCAATCAATTTGCTAACTTACCTTGGTTGTATTGCCCAATAGTCAAAGATAATAAATCAGCTATTACTATTTTGGCTGATATGGCAGCAGAAATGGAATCTAGGTACGAGTTATTTGAAGCTAACGGTTGTGAGAATATTGAGGAATACTTGCAAAATACTGGTAAACCATTACCGAGAATTATTGTAATTTATGATGAATTTGCTGATTTCATGTTGGTACCAGCTGATAAAGCAGCTATCGAATCTAGTTGTAAAAAGTTGGGTCCGAAAGCTAGGGAAGCAGGCATACATTTGATATTAGCTACTCAAAGACCGGATAAGGATATTGTTACTCCAATATTACGCAGCAATTTACCAGGCAGAATTGCATTGAAAGTCAAAAGTGAAGGGGATAGTAAAATTCTTCTGGATGCGGGCTCTAACGCTCATCATTTACTTGGTAGAGGCGACTTATTGTATCAAGATGCTAGCAGTATTGTTAGACTCCAATCGCTGCTTTTAGATGACATTTTTCCAGCTAAAGAATGGAGTAAAAGTAAT contains:
- a CDS encoding DNA cytosine methyltransferase, giving the protein MKYARCTSKHDSSYGSTTVQSLHAWATAPKPVLPENAPTAGYLCGGGGIFSAGFYTAGICSIWNIDRDPNDPKLSHAIARIYEQNFGHRVIRQTLQKVVISGKLTKLQPPDILVLTQPCKHLSRSNPKAKETNSDISTAEAAVTALETFLSPVFVVENVPEYQHSTSWSIIKSALTKLGYNYHTQIVNTADYGVPQERHRFIAIAFRGTREQNLPNPHPLLPIPSVVGWYEALSNLLPTLEDIEPTATQLQRIATLPSHLLEQPLLIERVGAWGNPKVRLPEEPSWTIRKSIWIDQRHNSRANAINIRLPDGSWKNLGIRGAARLMTLPDWFTLPEAAWIAGSALGNGVPCLLATAIANFVKPLLVKSNQEESTHAPEQILLPKEVEVTPLIPEEPTSKKQKKPTNTLTQNQANGSITMPSTTQLEATNLLQDFSFAESTTTDIVELAKEVVELGNSHTASFADLKKQALELGEKLKQLETALGETQFQKLLKHCFPKELVRYFRNLTTQAKLIAKFPNLQQHILNLPICHAALLLAGTESQVEAILTSQTKWTISLIKERLASTSEQAIEATLSPGSPVVFLNKIGLLLSEENELLSIRNFGDGEIYQQSVDEVRALDKDTFDEFLNLLATIAGLNEQLNEALLANDERTRNDIEAKLGKLAKCKRSLMNQLALTDETISCLTAAIDKSLSLRCLAQEDIDRAFRIYNITDTDAVLAKANLLARLRIKGELNPQPTIAELIVAIATYLHKPTTKHGGGGIPITTREYNELIELVQQQNQTIAALKTEITEHQENAAPIDTNAIADELTTLRQKLTQYQQLIASQEQQIQALQEQVQSSVTTSETVTTDDTDTIEPGTVVKIIKHPIHAGKLGLFTGATIVNDWRFAEPVGVGKIVLMPGTKWHFPLEINNYNECVERSNLTLEQYHQLVELELIADECKKVKEELSGSQDAITEAVYQLGKCLALANKTGWDDCGNFTDEYGKTLTGTTALRTCTTAIAELLDELCCQF
- a CDS encoding FtsK/SpoIIIE domain-containing protein → MRIPTNPLDFFNPRTDDERKTHSVCLSVISIVGVIVAACIPQGVTWQPTTKLMIAIGCFGTAIRAIAISVRILKEAAYQRVSEKAKAFIYANVMDAVVSGQAIIDQRYYIPQFENEEELEELSPNGDEQLEQQYQQSAPQSTEEDPIGLIAALAKFGISANWIGSLVGASFVRCHIKLNQSLKPQRINTVKALAEDLAAELALKYTPFISRDGGYVAIDIPRTERQILAFSDYISFRPQLVESLLIAIGVNLNGELTYADLTDTDTCHFLIGGTTGSGKTELLKAIIASIIWSYLPQQAQLIIVDPKRTKFNQFANLPWLYCPIVKDNKSAITILADMAAEMESRYELFEANGCENIEEYLQNTGKPLPRIIVIYDEFADFMLVPADKAAIESSCKKLGPKAREAGIHLILATQRPDKDIVTPILRSNLPGRIALKVKSEGDSKILLDAGSNAHHLLGRGDLLYQDASSIVRLQSLLLDDIFPAKEWSKSNGGTGGNNRDRSPLTHQSSTATPPNLHQLPPPVHKGSINSTISTTTEIDTPDWAEKLLDELGGVKKANLFSNRSQAENLHLFKTMKNRGLNKTQIILVGWGITKSGTDARYQDASVMYEDILNKINNSSELENFLRSLPAKAYEKRQWLSHNPGVYLIFSGDCQRLFYVGRTEGDTTINLRINSSRYPHHKLANIEQADSQGIEIYIGWIICLNEADRIKLEDDLIRQWEPEWNNVGKI